The segment CATCGCGGTTTATCCTTTTTAACTGTTCTCACAGGCTGGGTTAAAGTTTGTTTGGCACCGGTTGCGCTATTTGGGTTTTGCAGAGAGGCGCACACAGGGCAATGTATTGCTCATGGTATCATGGGATCCGCGTTTGTATTATACGGGTTCATTTATGTACTGGTTTTGGTCATACCATGGATTCGCAGTGCCCAAACTTCATATTCACAGGATTATGTTGACAGTTGGGTTATGTGCGTATGGGGCGTCGTAAACACATTTACTGAACATAGATGGGGACGTGAAGGATGGAGTGTTCATGATTATCAACACACTTTTATGGGGATTATCTGGTGGACTGGTGGTATACTCGGGATTTTCCTTTCCAGAAATGGCAGAAGGACATTTGTGCCAAGTTTGATCATTATTTTCACTGGATGGGCCATGTCTGAGCACGCTCAGCACTTGATAATTAGTACAAAAGTCCATAATATGTTCGGGCTGGTTCTGATGTGTGGAGGTGCTCTAAGAATCATCGAAATATCTTTTCTGCTACATGATAAAAGAACGCTAGGTAATATACATTCATTCCAATACCTAGCTCCCTTTTGTCTAGTATGTTCGGGTCTTCTATTTATGGGTGCAAACGAAGAACAGCTCATTTTAGTGTTGAGGCTAGGTGGAGACCATAGTGCATATGTTCTAATTATCGTATCAGGTGCATTCTTGGTGTACTTCTGGATGATTGCATGCTTGGAATTCTACTTGTACCTATTTGAAAGAGGAAAGCAAGGGTTCCTTCCGAAGTCATATGAACTTCAAGAGGAAAGCAATAACGTCAGCTTCGAGTTAGATAATATATCGGACAACGATGTGGATGAAGATACCACTTCCTTCaatgtttgaaaattaGGCAATTGACGAAATACAAACACCTAAAAGTCCGACCTGGCAACCCTTTGTCAGAATCATTGTAactgtattttttttataatacCTTAAATGCGGGAGTGTATACACTGTGCACAGTATgtattgaaatttcttgcatacatatataaaaattgCCACGAATACTTTCTGATTCTTCTGTTAGTTTCCTTTGTACCTTCTTCCCGTCTGCAAGCTCATGATGATAAATCTCGCTAATTCGgtggagaaaaaaaaagctagCTTcgaacttttcaaaagaagtATAAAtttatatcaaaaataaggtcaaagaaaaggagcCAGCAGACCTGACGTTCTGTTGTTGAATATTATATGATGTTAGGAGAGCATTTAATGAGCTGGTCTAAGACCGGTATTATTGCATACAGCGACTCACAATCGCCAAATGCTAATATTTGCCTCACGTTTTTGGAATCCATTAATGGAATAAACTGGCGATTTCACACGCCGCAAAAATATGTCTTACATCCACAATTGCACGAATTCCAATACCCCGAAAATAGTAGCACTTCAAGCACTCATTCGACAACGACTTCAGTCAACGGATCAACTACAGCTGCCGTAGGAACTACACCGAATTTTGGAGCGAACAGCAATAAGTCCGCTCCACAGTTCTTCTATAATATATCTTCCATTCACTGGAACAACTGGTTTAGTTTGCCAGGGGATATGTTAGCTGTATGTGATGAATTAGGTAACATGACCATGCTAATTACTGGACAACGCCCTGATCGGGCCACTACATACGAAAAGCTGACGATGGTATTTCAAGATAATGTTTACAAAATCTATAACCACGTTATGCCCTTAAAACCCGTCGACAAGCTGAAACCTATGAACATTGAAAGAAAGCAGACGAGGAAAGAATACAATACATCCATCCTTGAGTTTCGCTGGCTCACCTCTTCAAAGTCCGTAATCGTGTCTCAATTCTGCGCATTTGACAGTAGTTCTAACACATATAGAAGCAGGGCTCAGCAAGTGCCTCCATATGGTGTGTATCATCCACCCTTCATAAAATATGCATGCTTGGCAATTAGGAAGAATGGTCAAATAGATTTTTGGTatcaattttcaaactCAAAGGATCACAAAAAGATAACGTTACAGCTATTAAATACTTCAAACCAAAGATTCAAGGATCTTCAATGGCTCGAATTTGCTAGAATTACGCCTATGAATGATGATCAATGTATGTTGATAACGACGTATTCAAAACTATCTAAAACTATTTCTTTCTACAAACTGCATGTTAATTGGAATCTTAACGCGACCAAGCCAAACGTCCTAAACGACCCATCCTTAAAAATACAGTTTATATTAAGCACCACGCTGGATCCGACGGATGATGAAGGACACGTTTTGAAGCTAGAAAATCTGCATGTTGTATCTAAATCATCAATTGAGAAAGATTCGTCCCCAGAAATTTTAGTTTTGTACAATGTTTGCGGTACATCGAAATCATTGGTGAAAAGATACAGACTGGCTCCAACACAACTTTCAGCTGAATATTTAGTGATATTAAAATCAGATTTGAATATCGATCGAAATAACACCGCGaatcaaatatttcagTCACGCCGCTATAACCTTCGTCGCCACAGCGATATCCTCCTTGATAAAAAAGTCACCCTGATAACTTCTGAGATGTTTGATGGATTCGTTTCATTTTACTTTGAGGATGGTACCATCGAATCCTATAATCAAAATGATTGGAAACTGGAGACTGAACGACTTATAAGCCAGAGCCAATTAgggaaattcaaaaatattattgcATCCCCATTAAGCGCTGGATTCAATTATGGAAAGCTTCCTCTACCTCCATCGGTTGAATGGATGAAGGTTTCGCCATCTATGTGCGGGGTTATTGTTAAACAGtacaacaaaaaatggCCACAGTTTTATGCTGCTGTTCAAGAAAACTACGCAGATCCTGAGAAGGATTCTATAAATGCTACAGCTCTAGCATTTGGATACGTGAAAAGTTTGCATAAGCAAATATCTGCTGAAGATTTGACGATCGCTGCGAAAACGCACATACTCAAGATTTCATCTCtggataaaaaaagggcCAAAGAATTTATTACGACgttattgaaaagtttatacgcgtttttcaacatttcTCCTGATGCACCTAAGGAAATTATGGATAAGAT is part of the Saccharomyces paradoxus chromosome XIV, complete sequence genome and harbors:
- the SIN4 gene encoding Sin4p (Subunit of the RNA polymerase II mediator complex~similar to YNL236W), with protein sequence MMLGEHLMSWSKTGIIAYSDSQSPNANICLTFLESINGINWRFHTPQKYVLHPQLHEFQYPENSSTSSTHSTTTSVNGSTTAAVGTTPNFGANSNKSAPQFFYNISSIHWNNWFSLPGDMLAVCDELGNMTMLITGQRPDRATTYEKLTMVFQDNVYKIYNHVMPLKPVDKLKPMNIERKQTRKEYNTSILEFRWLTSSKSVIVSQFCAFDSSSNTYRSRAQQVPPYGVYHPPFIKYACLAIRKNGQIDFWYQFSNSKDHKKITLQLLNTSNQRFKDLQWLEFARITPMNDDQCMLITTYSKLSKTISFYKLHVNWNLNATKPNVLNDPSLKIQFILSTTLDPTDDEGHVLKLENLHVVSKSSIEKDSSPEILVLYNVCGTSKSLVKRYRLAPTQLSAEYLVILKSDLNIDRNNTANQIFQSRRYNLRRHSDILLDKKVTLITSEMFDGFVSFYFEDGTIESYNQNDWKLETERLISQSQLGKFKNIIASPLSAGFNYGKLPLPPSVEWMKVSPSMCGVIVKQYNKKWPQFYAAVQENYADPEKDSINATALAFGYVKSLHKQISAEDLTIAAKTHILKISSLDKKRAKEFITTLLKSLYAFFNISPDAPKEIMDKIITSRPLQKIMLLQLELGSCFSQENIEEMARVILYLKNVLFAFNGVARNFHFAIEQISNNSNQQQNPKLFQTIFSKQDLIHSLIPVAKWFVKFVTYLTQEILILINDPTNKEYTLVHGIFGAKMSRTLILSILNEIKKVTQIVAKFPETSYPILNESSTFLKLVLSESPVDFEKFETFLVDVNNKFIALCEQQPSQEREFSLLVKAEIPPEYAKVGDFLLQYANNAVISHANAAAVYFADTSGLKISNSEFFNPEIFHLLQPLEKGLIIDTDELPIKNRTSKSFSKLLYDDVTCDKLSILEISDGKLKRCSRCGSVTRAGNVISSDKTIVPTSIQTKRWPTMYTRLCICSGMLFEMDG
- the YTP1 gene encoding Ytp1p (similar to YNL237W); the protein is MTSFSKRMVSGFSGTISICLLTCFFFEKVCGDMEHDMGMDDTSEYTRPEIVEAGSKSFHWLCALGFLLLLPSVVTCLSFAGRIYSATFLQCICAVYAFFEAAVFRFQDNDGVENRTSRGTAWFLAGLTWITLFFGGLAGGTGFLVRSKRLQTFISNAGEKRLSYIHRGLSFLTVLTGWVKVCLAPVALFGFCREAHTGQCIAHGIMGSAFVLYGFIYVLVLVIPWIRSAQTSYSQDYVDSWVMCVWGVVNTFTEHRWGREGWSVHDYQHTFMGIIWWTGGILGIFLSRNGRRTFVPSLIIIFTGWAMSEHAQHLIISTKVHNMFGLVLMCGGALRIIEISFLLHDKRTLGNIHSFQYLAPFCLVCSGLLFMGANEEQLILVLRLGGDHSAYVLIIVSGAFLVYFWMIACLEFYLYLFERGKQGFLPKSYELQEESNNVSFELDNISDNDVDEDTTSFNV